The sequence below is a genomic window from Schistocerca nitens isolate TAMUIC-IGC-003100 chromosome 4, iqSchNite1.1, whole genome shotgun sequence.
ttttctgacagttaTTATTTCATATTCAGACCTTGTGCAGGCTGTACGAGCTTTCTGCTGAAAGCcatttacatgaaaaaaaaaggaaCGAAAATTATCCGTAAACTTACGTTAATTTACATATGCAGTCAAACACATATGTCACAGATTTTAGATCTTATTCGTTGTATATTTACATTATGCTGAATTTGTTCACATACATCATTTACATTATCAGCTATGTAAATTGATAGTTTTATACCTACCTTTGCTTTCTATAGCTTATTATCTGCAAACAACGAAACTTTTTGTTTTTGAGCCATTTCAGGCTGAAAATCGCCATATTGCATTGCGTTATTTAGTGTGTTATTTACACTTTTTTTTCATCCTGTGGTCTTGCGTCCCTTGTTAATGAGTTTTTGAATCATTTACTTCAGTTTCTGTTGTTTTGGCTGTCACACACATATCTGAAGTTTTTCATCAGCAAAACACAAGGTTTCTTCCTTTATTTCACATGTTGTTATACCTACGTGACATTCATTTGTTTTACTTCGCGTTTGTTTGGAGAGTGGCATGTGATTTCAGACATACGATCAAAGGCTTGTACAATGCAATTGCTCGCACGATGGTCTCTTTAACGGTGGTGCACACTGGGTCGTTCTGAAGGCATGAGTATGACCGTTCTGTGTGGAGATGAGGACAAAGAAAGGTACTACGCCAATTTAGTTTTGATCATCTATTTTCTACTTGTTCATAAATATTTCCATCGGTTTTGGGCAAAGCATCTGCAGGGGTGTCTTAAGTATGATGTTAATGTTCGATGTCTGTCTTGTGAGGTGTAGGTGCAGCTGAGTAGCTGAGAAAAAGGAAGTTCATAGTGCTAGTTGAGTCGGTGAACTTTATAGAACCAGAGCATTCGTGCCACGTAGCTCTTACTATTGACCAACGAGGTCTTTACTTCAAGGCGGAATCGATATTTGTCCTGAAGAAACTCCTGTAGCTCAGTTAATTTCTGAACGACCAGGGCTTCCAGATTTGATATAAGAGTAAATAGGATTtgatttaaatttatttcagtttcgTATACTTGGCGTGGTGGCAGTTCTTGTTACACAAATGAATATTTAACGTTCCTATTGTGCTTTTCTGGAAAACAGCACATTTGAAATCCCAATTTCAGTGACACAAGCAGTAATTTTGTCTGATATAAACATTAAAATACTATTTAAATTTTGTTGATATTGTGAATTTCTTCAAAACAAGGCAGCTACTAGTTCCAGTAGCGTCTAGTCTCGCCATAAAAGTGTAATTAATTTCTGAACACATTTCGTATTATTTACTAGCTGGGTAGAGGCGATCTAGGCttaaattttccgagttataaacatttaaaaaactaTTCAAAAAACTTGATACGGAATGTGAATTCTTAAACGAAGCAACTACTAATTCGTTCTTCGGTCATAATATTTATAAATTAGTACAAAAGCAGCGACAACAAAACGTATTAATGTCGTTTCTGATTACATACAGCCAAACACATATCCTTGACGAACTTAATAGGCCTACATTCTTTAAAGTTAAACTCAATTCTTCTTTCGAAACTGACTATGAGTCAGAAATTTTAGGAGCTGTTATACGGTAGTGACTAGTGGCATTTGTCGCCAATCTTGTACGAAATATTTTTTATGGAGACCGTATAGGGAGAACAATGGAAACAGAAGAGGCTCTTATTGTGGaaatgcagtgtttgcagcagtaACATTTTAACTGAACACCAACAagggaaaatctgtgcccttcaggcacagttggaggaatcaAGGAAGGAACTGATCAGGATCGATggtgacagagggggggggggggggggggggagggtggtcgGGAACTGACAGCTAGCATGGACACACGGAGAAAGAAAGCGGGATCTGATTTGATTGTCAACACTAAAAACATATCAACTGCCGACAgcgttaagtggagaagagccttaGGGAGGATTAGAAGCATGGAGCCTAGGAATGAGCACAGTTTTGGGAAGAAGCAAGTGCTGCTGCTAGATAGTAGCCAAGGGCGAAGTGTAGGCCCTCAGCTGCAGCAAAGCTTAGGAGCATCGTATCATGCCAACTGCATTTTTAAACAAAGTAGAGAACTAAGTGATGTGAGAGAGGTTTTGTGATGTTTATGTAAGCGTTTttcaaaagaggacaatgtaatgatAGTGGGTGAGGTACGAACAGTTCGGAGGGTGGTGCACGTGACATAGTTGGTGACGTGAACATGATAGCTACTCCAACTCGTGGCACCATTGTAAGAGTTTGTCAAGCTGTTCTGACCACATTACTGGCCACGTCTTAATAGAAGTGGAGGCGGGTTAATATGAGGGTAGAGATGGCACTGATGGCAGCCGACTTTGGGCATGGTTCTCCAGTATGAGTCGGAACTGTCAATAGATGGAGATTCACTAgccatggcctacacctaaacaggacagAGATGGGCAGATTGGTACTGCTGATTCATGAATACACAGGGGGTGTATCTCAGGACACACATGGTTAAATACCTGGTGTTATGGGAAGGAGAAGTAGGTCTTTTTTATGATGAATCCAGATAACAGGTTGCCTTGCATAGGGAGTATTTCCGACAGTCCATAAAATGCTGAATTAAGCACTGCCATGATAAATTCTGATATACCAAATGACACACCAGACGCCACAAAGAAAATGTTCCTGTTTCGGAAATATAACGTGAGAAGTTTGACAGACCTAAGTTCTTCACCAAaaaaagcaatcaataaaaaataaaatacagcaatTGCAAGTTGAGCGCCTATCTTtgaactgcacaataatttttGTCACTGAACACTAGGGTAGAGACAGAGAAATACAACATGTTGTATTATCGATGTATTAAATGACAGACCCTTACTGCAGGACTGCTTCAGAGGGTGAAGAACCATGAATTTGTATCAGAAAAGCAACAAAATTTAAATCAAGAAATAAAGTTGCTACTGTAAGCGAAAACAGAAACTTTGAAATATGAACTATGGAATTAGCAGCGCTTGACATCACGAAGAAAGTAATCACTTAGTGTGTGAATCGAACAGCTGGTGGTAATGTGGAACTTTGTACAATAAATTAACAGACGTTCTAGATAAAGTCACCAGTACAGAAGTCAACATAATTTTGTGTAGATacataaacataaacacaaatatAATGAATGAAACTGATAGCaccttgacgaaataaatctcgagagcggtgccggcagaccgtcctgaacgagaagacctcggacgcagcgcccagacggcgggagaacggacgctgtacctggaccgcgcgcggggcgcggaccgcaccgactcatagggagcgcctgagggaggagggggattgtcctatatatacctggtgccggcccaccgccggtcgcTCCCGCCCTGTACATAAAGTGCAGGGAGGTCGAGTGGGTGGAACTATACGATGAGATGGGGCAGAGCTGCGAGAAGGAGGTCGTCGTTGAGTCCGTCGACTCCGACGCCACCATCGAGCTCCAGGCCGCTGACTGGAACGACTACAGGGCCCTGAAGGCCCTTGTAGCCGCTCACACGGTGGACGCCCCGGAAAGAAGAGGTGCGATGGGTCAAAAGACTCGTCGCAAAGAagtcaccaaggcgctcctgaggggACTGCCTTGGATCCTCACGGAGCACGCGGTGAAAGAAGGACTGCGCCGCCAAGGTTTTGTTGAGGCAACCGTCAGGTTGCATAACAAAACCAATAAGAAGAAACCGCCTCTGTTTATTGTCGCCACACCAGCGGCGGACAACGGAGCGGACATTATGGACATCCGGAAGCTATTGGGCTTCCACGTGCAGCCGGAAACTCTCCCACCCCACCTGGACacgaagccacagtgcttcaagtgccaggaggaagggcatgtggcaaagcactgccgtAACGCCGCCAGGTGCGTCAGGTGCGGACGTCATCATGACACCCGCACCTGTAACAGCACCAAAGACGACAAACCGACGTGCGCCCGCTGCGGCGGTGAGCACGTCGCCAACTGGCGCGGATGTCAGGCCTTCAACGGCCGAAATCCCGCCACTGCAATAAAGACGGCGCCCCAGACCAAGAGGCGACGCCGCAGGAGGAGGAGGCGACAGTGTCCTGCAACCGCGGCGAGCAACGGAGGGGCAGcagcgagaggaggaggcaacGCCGCGCGAACAACGGCGGCACCCGGAGGAGATTCGAAGACGGCCACCGCTCACGTGCGGCTGCCCTCACCCACCGCCTGTGGCAAgggcggaggaggaggacggcagCGCGACGCAGCGAATGGGAAGACGGCGGCGACAGCTGGTCCCGACGTCGAGTCGGCCCTCCGGGAGGCGGAATCACGATTCCGCATGGTTCTCCATGcggagatggaggccgcctgcctCACTCTACGTGAATCCCTTAGCCGCAACACCAACAAGAAGGAGGCGCAGCACCAAGACGACAGGCTGGCAACAACAGCAGCACAGCCCAGTCGCGACCAGGCCACACAAACGGCCTGGCCTAAGAAGATGACAATAAGTCGAGCCGCACAGGCCTCGTTAGAAGGCAAGGGAGAAGCGGTTGCACGTCAGGACTCAAGCGTCCAAACCAAGGAGTTCGTCAACTGCAGGGCGGAACTTGTGAACGGCGAACTCCTGGACGACGACAGCCCGCGAGACGAGTACCAGATGAGCTTCCTGCAAAGCAAGGAGCTCATAAGAAGAAAGGCGGAAGCCAGAGAAGAGGAGTTCAGAAGAAGGCAAGAGGAGCAAGAGGCGGAGCGTGACAGAAGacgcgaagccgcccttgcccgccgtgaacgccagcgccaacgcTGGCAACACGGCAAATAAAGATAAGGCAAGTCAcaacaagcagttc
It includes:
- the LOC126252293 gene encoding uncharacterized protein LOC126252293 yields the protein MTRASVLAAPQNTDVITPRGQIFAVNVNEERRVQYSAFNGRNPATAIKTAPQTKRRRRRRRRRQCPATAASNGGAAARGGGNAARTTAAPGGDSKTATAHVRLPSPTACGKGGGGGRQRDAANGKTAATAGPDVESALREAESRFRMVLHAEMEAACLTLRESLSRNTNKKEAQHQDDRLATTAAQPSRDQATQTAWPKKMTISRAAQASLEGKGEAVARQDSSVQTKEFVNCRAELVNGELLDDDSPRDEYQMSFLQSKELIRRKAEAREEEFRRRQEEQEAERDRRREAALARRERQRQRWQHGK